One part of the Treponema peruense genome encodes these proteins:
- a CDS encoding IS256 family transposase, translating to MKRILEIEENSNSPTIDLLEKAIRARAREVIESLYEDEVQRFLNKTSSIVDKTGNKLVVRNGFHKERTILTTNGYVTVRLPRVDDRALEEKDRFVSKVLPPFARKTPTVEAILSAAYLAGISSNKFSAMLHDVLGKEAKGLSPSVITKLTVKWQAEYDEWRKRDLSGKEYVYVWADGIYVKSRLDGEKTCLLVIIGVTVEGKKELVAVQAGIRESTESWRGVLLDLKFRGLTKAPKLAVCDGALGFQNAVDEIWGQLKIQRCWFHKSMNILDKLPDCVQTQATKMIRDMWQADKRANALKAYDLFIETFGKKYPKATECLEKDKEDLFRFYDYPAEHWAHIRTSNPIESTFATVRLRHKSTKGNGSSAASVAMAFKLCLQAEKNWRRLRGFKQLELVAKNIIFVDGEQMKAA from the coding sequence ATGAAAAGAATACTGGAAATTGAAGAAAATTCCAATAGTCCAACGATTGATTTGCTTGAAAAAGCAATCCGCGCAAGAGCACGTGAAGTAATTGAAAGTCTTTACGAGGATGAAGTTCAGCGTTTTCTTAATAAAACTTCTTCTATCGTAGACAAAACCGGAAACAAACTTGTAGTAAGAAACGGCTTTCACAAAGAACGGACAATTCTTACTACAAACGGTTACGTTACAGTCAGGCTTCCCAGAGTTGATGACCGTGCACTTGAAGAAAAGGATCGCTTTGTAAGCAAAGTCCTTCCTCCGTTTGCAAGAAAAACTCCGACAGTAGAAGCAATACTTTCCGCTGCCTACCTTGCAGGAATTTCTTCAAACAAGTTTTCAGCCATGCTCCATGATGTTCTTGGTAAAGAAGCAAAGGGCCTGAGTCCGTCAGTCATAACAAAGCTTACTGTAAAATGGCAGGCTGAATATGACGAATGGCGCAAACGAGATCTTTCCGGAAAGGAATACGTTTATGTTTGGGCAGACGGAATTTACGTAAAGTCCCGGCTTGACGGTGAAAAGACCTGCCTTCTGGTAATAATTGGCGTAACTGTTGAAGGCAAAAAAGAACTTGTGGCTGTACAGGCCGGAATTCGCGAGTCAACGGAAAGTTGGCGTGGAGTTTTGCTTGATTTGAAATTCCGCGGACTGACAAAAGCACCAAAATTGGCAGTCTGCGACGGAGCGCTTGGGTTTCAAAATGCAGTTGATGAAATCTGGGGCCAGCTAAAAATTCAGAGATGCTGGTTCCACAAGTCCATGAACATTCTGGACAAATTGCCTGACTGTGTGCAGACTCAGGCCACAAAAATGATTCGGGATATGTGGCAGGCAGACAAACGTGCAAACGCCTTGAAAGCCTACGACTTATTTATAGAAACTTTCGGAAAAAAATATCCGAAGGCAACGGAATGTCTTGAAAAAGACAAGGAGGATTTGTTCCGCTTTTATGATTATCCGGCGGAACATTGGGCTCACATTAGAACGTCGAATCCGATTGAATCGACATTTGCAACAGTCAGGTTGCGCCACAAGTCAACAAAAGGAAACGGCTCTTCCGCTGCTTCTGTTGCAATGGCTTTCAAGCTTTGTCTTCAGGCAGAGAAAAACTGGCGACGGCTCAGGGGATTTAAACAACTTGAACTTGTCGCCAAAAATATAATTTTTGTGGACGGTGAACAAATGAAGGCTGCCTGA
- a CDS encoding alpha-amylase family protein — protein MKLNVRTFFATAVLATTIVFSACPAETTKETAVSSIPDEWKNLRIYQVMVSAFQDGDPSIGYKQAYGPWDQTTGGDLRGIINALPYIKSLGMNAIWMTPIFDSAGKNEEELNSTGYYAYDYFNIDQHFGTKDDLTELVEKAHSMGIAVILDGVFGHWSKDGIKKSPSGNLPQRSHGQYKGCDYPESLAFFKEVAAYWIKNFKIDGWRLDQCYQVGLGEHANGDGDNCYTGGHNYWYEIRKTVEEAAASNGTLGYMVGEHWNGNAAIIQKGSVNPGSADGYGLRSCFDFPARYKIVQSLAKEEGTNTGTTSLGEAVSYCLQSASSKGYSHPDGGYIPNLFITNHDLFRFGNLINRKFGDDNTTERYFGLHRAAIAILAVYSGPITLYYGDEWGAYTAGYNKEGDLGAYNDNSSRTSGKVDNFTENERS, from the coding sequence ATGAAGTTAAACGTCCGTACATTTTTTGCCACCGCGGTTCTTGCCACAACAATAGTATTCAGTGCCTGTCCAGCAGAAACAACAAAAGAAACAGCCGTCTCATCAATACCCGATGAATGGAAAAACCTGCGCATCTATCAGGTTATGGTAAGCGCCTTTCAGGACGGCGACCCGTCAATCGGTTACAAACAGGCATACGGCCCGTGGGACCAGACAACAGGCGGCGATTTGCGCGGAATAATAAATGCACTTCCTTACATAAAGTCACTAGGAATGAACGCAATCTGGATGACACCAATATTCGACTCCGCAGGCAAAAACGAAGAAGAACTCAATTCAACCGGTTACTACGCATATGATTATTTTAATATAGACCAGCACTTCGGAACAAAAGACGACCTCACAGAACTTGTAGAAAAAGCCCACTCCATGGGAATAGCAGTAATTCTTGACGGAGTATTCGGTCACTGGAGTAAGGATGGAATAAAAAAGAGCCCCTCCGGAAACTTACCCCAAAGAAGCCACGGTCAGTACAAAGGCTGCGACTATCCCGAAAGCCTTGCATTTTTTAAAGAAGTTGCAGCTTACTGGATAAAAAATTTTAAAATAGACGGATGGAGACTTGACCAGTGTTACCAGGTTGGACTTGGTGAGCACGCAAACGGTGACGGCGACAACTGCTATACCGGAGGCCACAACTACTGGTACGAAATAAGAAAAACCGTAGAAGAAGCCGCCGCCTCAAACGGAACGTTGGGTTATATGGTAGGCGAACACTGGAACGGAAACGCCGCAATAATTCAAAAAGGTTCCGTTAACCCCGGAAGCGCAGACGGCTACGGACTCAGATCGTGCTTTGACTTTCCGGCAAGATACAAAATTGTTCAGTCACTTGCAAAAGAAGAAGGCACTAATACCGGAACAACATCGCTCGGTGAGGCGGTAAGTTACTGTTTACAATCAGCATCGTCAAAAGGCTACTCGCACCCGGACGGTGGCTACATACCAAATCTTTTCATAACAAACCACGACCTCTTCAGATTCGGAAACTTAATAAACCGCAAATTCGGCGACGACAATACTACCGAACGTTATTTTGGACTTCACCGCGCGGCCATAGCAATACTCGCCGTTTATTCAGGTCCAATCACTCTTTACTACGGAGACGAATGGGGCGCATACACCGCCGGCTACAACAAAGAAGGAGACCTTGGAGCATACAACGACAACAGTTCGCGAACGTCCGGTAAGGTAGACAACTTTACAGAAAACGAACGGTCGTGA
- the proC gene encoding pyrroline-5-carboxylate reductase, whose amino-acid sequence MEEISSISIGCIGCGTMGGSIFKAITSKYSPKNIYVTTKHPQKAADFAKETGCNALESNLELAKKCRYIFLAVKPAFIKSVLTEIRDAFTEEKIIVSMAAGLSLSKLEAACKPSELSAQDSTFVMPHLVRIMPNLPAVYGEAMTAVCASDDIPQEEIETVKELLSTAGKVERVPEKLMDGVTAISGSGPAYAFLFIEALADAAVKFGFPRAQAYTYAAQTLKGAALMALEDERSISELKDAVCSPSGTTIEAVISLERHGFRGTVIDAATAAYNKSVNMNS is encoded by the coding sequence ATGGAAGAAATCAGTTCAATTTCTATCGGATGCATTGGCTGCGGAACAATGGGCGGTTCTATTTTCAAGGCAATTACTTCAAAATACAGCCCAAAGAATATTTACGTTACAACAAAACATCCGCAGAAGGCCGCTGACTTTGCAAAAGAAACCGGTTGCAATGCACTCGAATCCAACCTTGAACTTGCAAAAAAGTGCCGCTACATCTTCCTTGCCGTCAAACCTGCTTTCATAAAGTCTGTACTTACCGAAATAAGGGACGCCTTTACCGAAGAAAAAATCATTGTTTCAATGGCAGCAGGACTTTCCCTTTCAAAACTGGAAGCTGCCTGCAAACCAAGTGAACTTTCTGCACAGGATTCAACTTTTGTAATGCCGCATCTTGTTCGCATTATGCCCAATCTTCCTGCCGTTTACGGTGAAGCAATGACAGCAGTTTGCGCTTCTGATGATATTCCGCAGGAAGAAATTGAAACTGTAAAAGAACTTCTTTCTACAGCCGGAAAAGTCGAGCGCGTTCCCGAAAAACTCATGGACGGTGTTACAGCCATAAGCGGAAGCGGACCGGCCTATGCATTCCTTTTTATAGAAGCACTTGCCGACGCTGCAGTCAAATTCGGTTTTCCGCGCGCACAGGCCTACACTTATGCCGCACAGACACTTAAGGGCGCTGCACTAATGGCACTCGAAGATGAACGTTCCATAAGCGAACTAAAAGATGCCGTCTGCTCACCTTCAGGCACAACAATAGAAGCTGTCATCTCACTCGAACGACATGGCTTCCGCGGAACAGTAATCGACGCCGCCACCGCCGCCTACAATAAATCCGTAAACATGAATTCGTAA
- the proB gene encoding glutamate 5-kinase, which yields MTIKEAIDGARKIVLKIGSNTLVHSDGSINTEFLTRFADDCAGLIKKGKQLIIVSSGAQVTGLATISGWAHKRDVHYRQALCAIGQVELMDRWRLAFRDHNIHVAQLLLTKDDFEDDHRTLNIRNTMFTLVDENVIPIINENDTIAIDEIRIGDNDNLSALTSILWSADLLILFSDIDGVYTDNPKTNPHAKLIEEVKNIKELRSSITVGATNSFGTGGIETKIEAAEKTTASGIPMVIANGSRPAILSSLAEGTAAGTLFTTDDTSLFKIITGNDKTY from the coding sequence ATGACAATAAAAGAAGCAATTGACGGCGCAAGAAAAATTGTACTTAAAATAGGAAGCAACACACTCGTTCACAGCGACGGTTCAATCAACACAGAATTCCTTACAAGATTTGCAGACGACTGCGCAGGTCTTATCAAAAAAGGCAAACAGCTTATCATCGTTTCTTCGGGAGCACAGGTAACAGGTCTTGCAACAATAAGCGGCTGGGCACACAAGCGCGATGTCCACTACAGACAGGCACTCTGCGCCATAGGACAGGTTGAACTCATGGACAGATGGCGTCTGGCATTCCGCGACCACAACATTCACGTAGCACAGCTTCTTTTGACAAAAGACGACTTTGAAGACGACCACCGTACGCTCAACATACGCAATACAATGTTTACGCTCGTAGACGAAAACGTAATTCCAATCATCAACGAAAATGACACAATCGCAATAGATGAAATACGCATCGGCGACAACGACAACCTAAGCGCGTTAACATCAATTCTCTGGAGTGCAGATCTGCTCATTCTGTTCAGCGACATTGACGGCGTTTACACAGACAATCCAAAAACAAACCCGCACGCAAAACTTATCGAAGAAGTAAAAAACATAAAGGAACTCAGAAGTTCAATTACTGTAGGCGCAACAAATTCATTCGGCACAGGCGGAATAGAAACAAAGATAGAAGCCGCAGAAAAAACTACCGCTTCGGGAATTCCAATGGTAATCGCAAACGGAAGCCGCCCCGCAATTCTTTCTTCACTGGCAGAAGGAACAGCCGCAGGAACACTTTTTACAACAGACGATACTTCTTTGTTCAAAATAATTACAGGAAACGACAAAACATACTGA
- a CDS encoding glutamate-5-semialdehyde dehydrogenase, with protein sequence MDIDSVCALLRKGANQLALHTAAQKNHALECVAASILNNREIILAANARDVNEARQKGMTEALVERLALDDKKFKSILDGINTVIQQKDPVGEEIAGWTLPNGLQIRQTRVPLGVVAIIYESRPNVTVDAFTLAYKSGNSILLRGSSSALESNLALSKAIEEGLAKAGSDGVKHSLYLCQSGDHAEVNQILGAVGKIDVVLPRGSAKLINLVVQNAKIPVIQTGSGVCHLYVDETADISSAAQIALNAKTQRPGACNAIETILVNKKIAGEFLPLLVKTFAGKVQIRADEICYPILQAQMSSQDSSFLSRATNEDFGFEFLDYIVAVKAVDSVEEAIDFINTHNTKHSEAIVTNDRSHARAFQTRVDAACVYVNASTRFTDGNQFGFGAELGISTQKLHARGPMGAQALTTTKFLIDGDGQIR encoded by the coding sequence ATGGACATCGATTCAGTATGCGCTCTTCTTCGTAAGGGTGCTAATCAGCTCGCACTGCACACAGCCGCACAAAAGAACCATGCTCTTGAATGTGTGGCTGCTTCTATTTTAAACAACCGCGAAATTATCCTTGCCGCAAACGCACGTGATGTTAACGAAGCAAGACAAAAGGGAATGACAGAAGCCCTGGTAGAACGGCTGGCTCTTGACGACAAAAAATTCAAGTCTATTCTGGACGGAATCAATACTGTTATTCAGCAGAAAGATCCTGTAGGTGAAGAAATCGCCGGCTGGACTCTTCCCAACGGACTGCAAATCCGCCAGACACGTGTTCCGCTTGGAGTAGTTGCAATAATTTACGAATCACGCCCCAACGTAACCGTAGATGCCTTTACCCTTGCCTACAAAAGCGGAAACTCAATTCTTTTAAGAGGCTCTTCATCTGCACTTGAATCAAATCTGGCTCTTTCAAAAGCAATAGAAGAAGGTTTGGCAAAAGCCGGCTCAGACGGTGTAAAACACTCGCTTTATCTTTGCCAAAGCGGCGACCATGCAGAAGTAAACCAAATTCTTGGCGCTGTAGGAAAAATCGACGTAGTTCTTCCGCGCGGTTCTGCAAAATTAATAAATCTTGTTGTACAAAATGCAAAGATTCCCGTAATTCAGACCGGAAGCGGTGTATGCCATCTTTATGTAGACGAAACAGCAGATATTTCAAGTGCTGCCCAAATTGCACTTAACGCAAAAACGCAGCGTCCGGGTGCCTGTAACGCAATAGAAACAATTCTTGTAAACAAAAAAATTGCAGGCGAATTTCTTCCGCTTCTTGTAAAAACATTTGCTGGCAAAGTTCAAATAAGGGCAGACGAAATTTGCTATCCTATTCTGCAAGCGCAAATGTCTTCACAGGACAGTTCATTTCTCTCGCGCGCCACAAACGAAGACTTCGGCTTTGAATTCCTTGACTATATTGTTGCAGTAAAAGCTGTAGATTCCGTAGAAGAAGCGATAGATTTTATAAACACGCATAATACAAAACACAGCGAGGCTATTGTTACAAACGACCGTTCACATGCGCGCGCTTTTCAGACAAGAGTAGATGCTGCCTGCGTCTATGTAAATGCAAGCACCCGCTTTACCGACGGCAACCAGTTTGGCTTCGGGGCAGAACTTGGAATAAGCACACAAAAGCTTCATGCACGCGGACCAATGGGGGCACAGGCTCTTACCACAACAAAATTCCTTATTGACGGAGACGGACAAATTCGATGA
- a CDS encoding YkgJ family cysteine cluster protein, producing MGMHNIYENGLRFECKRCSYCCGHSPGFVYLSQKDVYLLSRHFNLSQKEFIEKYCRCANYYEGKQVVALKEEKNYDCTLWKNGCTAYEARPLQCRTYPFWSWMIADRETWNDCAKDCPGINSGRLWTKEEIEGQKAEYDANIPMEYPLEICPKTGAT from the coding sequence ATGGGAATGCATAATATTTACGAAAACGGCCTGCGCTTTGAATGCAAAAGATGCTCTTACTGCTGCGGTCATTCCCCGGGATTTGTCTATCTTTCACAAAAAGACGTATATCTTTTAAGCCGCCATTTTAATCTTTCCCAGAAAGAATTTATAGAAAAATACTGCCGCTGCGCAAACTACTACGAAGGAAAACAAGTCGTTGCCTTAAAAGAAGAAAAAAACTACGACTGCACACTCTGGAAAAACGGCTGTACTGCTTACGAAGCAAGACCTCTTCAGTGCCGAACATACCCCTTCTGGTCATGGATGATAGCCGACCGCGAAACCTGGAATGACTGCGCCAAAGACTGCCCCGGAATAAACAGCGGCCGTCTCTGGACAAAAGAAGAAATAGAAGGGCAAAAAGCAGAATACGACGCAAATATTCCAATGGAGTACCCTTTGGAAATATGCCCTAAAACAGGTGCTACTTGA
- the thiC gene encoding phosphomethylpyrimidine synthase ThiC yields the protein MNTNYTTQMDAARKGIVTPQIEAVAKKEYMDVNKLMSLVAQGKVAIPANKKHTCLNPEGIGSMLRTKINVNLGVSRDCKDYDIEMQKVMSAVQLGAEAIMDLSSHGNTQPFRQKLTAECPAMIGTVPVYDSVIHYQRDLATLTAKDFIDVVRLHAQDGVDFVTVHCGITRKTIEQIKTHKRKMNIVSRGGSLVFAWMSMTGNENPFYEYYDEILDICEEYDVTISLGDACRPGCLADATDVCQIEELVRLGELTKRAWEHNVQVMVEGPGHVPLDQVAANMKVQQTICMGAPFYVLGPLVTDIAPGYDHITSAIGGAVAAMNGAAFLCYVTPAEHLALPNVEDVKQGIIASRIAAHAADIAKGIPHARDIDDKMADARRKLDWEAQFACALDPDTARAVRDSRKPEDDHSDTCSMCGKFCSVRSMNKALAGENIDIL from the coding sequence ATGAACACGAATTACACTACACAGATGGACGCAGCCCGCAAGGGAATTGTTACACCCCAGATAGAAGCCGTTGCAAAAAAAGAATACATGGACGTAAACAAGCTTATGTCACTTGTTGCCCAGGGAAAAGTTGCAATTCCGGCAAACAAAAAGCACACCTGCCTTAACCCAGAAGGAATCGGAAGTATGCTCCGTACAAAGATAAACGTAAACCTTGGGGTATCGCGCGACTGCAAAGACTACGATATAGAAATGCAAAAAGTTATGAGCGCGGTTCAGCTTGGAGCCGAAGCAATCATGGATCTTTCCAGCCACGGAAACACGCAGCCGTTCAGACAGAAACTTACAGCAGAATGTCCCGCAATGATAGGAACTGTTCCGGTTTATGACAGCGTAATTCATTACCAGAGAGATCTTGCCACTCTTACCGCAAAAGATTTTATAGATGTAGTGCGCCTTCATGCACAGGACGGAGTGGATTTTGTTACCGTTCACTGCGGAATTACACGCAAGACAATTGAACAGATTAAAACCCACAAGCGCAAGATGAATATTGTAAGCCGCGGAGGAAGCCTTGTTTTTGCATGGATGAGCATGACAGGAAACGAAAATCCCTTCTACGAGTATTATGATGAAATTCTTGATATCTGCGAGGAATATGACGTTACAATTTCTTTGGGAGATGCCTGCCGCCCAGGATGTCTTGCAGATGCAACCGATGTCTGTCAGATAGAAGAACTTGTTCGCCTGGGGGAACTTACCAAGCGTGCGTGGGAACACAATGTGCAGGTTATGGTAGAAGGACCGGGACATGTTCCGCTCGACCAGGTTGCGGCGAATATGAAAGTGCAGCAGACTATCTGTATGGGCGCGCCGTTTTATGTACTTGGCCCTCTTGTTACTGACATTGCACCCGGTTACGACCACATTACAAGCGCCATTGGAGGTGCAGTTGCGGCAATGAACGGAGCCGCCTTCCTTTGCTACGTTACTCCGGCTGAACATCTTGCCCTTCCTAATGTAGAAGATGTAAAACAGGGAATTATTGCATCACGTATTGCGGCCCATGCAGCAGATATTGCAAAGGGAATACCGCACGCACGCGATATAGATGACAAAATGGCAGATGCCAGACGAAAGCTGGACTGGGAAGCCCAGTTTGCGTGCGCGCTCGACCCCGACACAGCAAGAGCCGTTCGTGACAGCCGCAAACCCGAAGACGACCACAGCGACACATGCAGTATGTGCGGCAAATTCTGTTCGGTACGCAGCATGAACAAAGCCCTCGCCGGCGAAAACATAGATATTCTGTAA
- a CDS encoding chemotaxis protein CheW gives MAERTWFVFTTGQKKYALLSSEIKEILRNVPVFALPFVPEYIDGILNRYGEPYAVIDPSPLLGDAKQNSALFIVLKSESHICLRITDVLEFQTIADSKLKYFSNSEGQSYYECSFEFDGTEVLVLNPLAFIEKVEKDIEAS, from the coding sequence ATGGCAGAAAGAACCTGGTTTGTCTTTACTACCGGTCAAAAAAAATATGCGCTTCTTTCTTCAGAAATAAAAGAAATTTTAAGAAATGTGCCTGTTTTTGCGCTGCCGTTTGTTCCGGAATATATCGATGGAATATTAAACCGTTACGGTGAGCCTTATGCTGTCATTGACCCTTCACCTTTACTTGGGGACGCAAAACAAAATTCCGCACTGTTTATTGTTTTAAAAAGCGAGTCGCACATCTGCTTGAGAATAACTGACGTTCTTGAATTCCAGACAATCGCTGATTCAAAGTTAAAATATTTTTCAAATTCAGAAGGCCAGAGTTACTACGAATGTTCTTTCGAATTCGACGGAACAGAAGTGCTTGTCCTGAATCCGCTTGCGTTTATAGAAAAGGTAGAAAAAGATATTGAAGCCTCATGA
- a CDS encoding chemotaxis protein CheB, whose product MIRVILADGSAVIRSVEKQIFSDDKEFSVAAVCSNAQEIQQSLAREKPDVLVYDEELAGMRDVLRSLQPTQTVTVLLSVNNCDLFCSADVKFLKPDFMSMTLGAQNKFVHEVKEKILLAKNLKNAKSSTSSCGSGKLYSIRTNVPDLGGAKFSAVLVGVSTGGPKTLKTLLDSLGGSIGVPVFITQHIDSTFDKNMVSWLDKTEEISVSLAADGEVPRAGTAYFAPSDSHLTFVRDACGTVRIHLDKGAPVNFLRPAVDKMFESGAHVFAKECLAVLLTGMGSDGAEGCGAIKKAGGYTIGESAETCVVYGMPKAAYDAGFIDEQLPLYKIGCRVKELLERKA is encoded by the coding sequence ATGATCCGCGTAATTTTGGCAGACGGTTCGGCAGTAATACGTTCTGTAGAAAAGCAGATATTTTCTGATGACAAAGAATTTTCTGTTGCGGCTGTATGTTCAAATGCGCAGGAAATTCAGCAGAGCCTCGCGCGTGAAAAACCGGATGTACTTGTTTATGATGAAGAACTTGCGGGAATGCGTGATGTTTTGCGTTCTTTGCAACCGACACAGACTGTTACGGTGCTTTTGTCTGTAAACAACTGCGATTTGTTTTGTTCTGCAGATGTAAAGTTTCTTAAGCCCGACTTTATGTCAATGACTCTTGGCGCACAGAATAAATTTGTTCATGAAGTCAAAGAAAAAATTTTGCTCGCGAAAAATCTAAAAAATGCAAAGAGTAGCACAAGTTCATGCGGTTCAGGAAAATTGTACAGCATCAGAACAAATGTTCCGGATTTGGGCGGTGCAAAATTCAGTGCAGTTCTGGTTGGAGTTTCTACCGGCGGACCAAAAACTTTAAAGACGCTGCTGGACTCACTTGGTGGCAGTATTGGAGTTCCGGTTTTTATTACACAACACATTGATTCAACTTTTGACAAAAATATGGTTTCGTGGCTGGACAAGACAGAAGAAATTTCTGTAAGTCTTGCGGCCGACGGAGAAGTTCCCAGAGCAGGCACTGCTTATTTTGCACCTTCCGACAGTCATCTGACTTTTGTGCGCGACGCTTGTGGAACAGTCAGAATTCATCTGGACAAAGGTGCGCCTGTAAATTTTTTAAGACCAGCAGTAGACAAAATGTTTGAAAGTGGCGCGCATGTTTTTGCAAAAGAATGTCTCGCCGTTTTGTTGACAGGAATGGGCAGCGACGGTGCTGAAGGTTGCGGTGCAATAAAAAAAGCCGGCGGTTACACAATTGGCGAGTCTGCCGAAACATGTGTAGTTTACGGAATGCCAAAAGCTGCATACGACGCAGGGTTTATTGACGAACAGCTTCCTCTTTACAAGATTGGATGCAGGGTAAAAGAACTTCTGGAGAGGAAAGCATGA
- a CDS encoding CheR family methyltransferase has product MTQEIVSNVIIPRINDYCGIKIGTVHERNIVRYIENKISENKTTLENYTQKLVVGTKEFDELINCATVNETYFFREQIQFDFLHEQFFPKFKGRCVKIWSGACASGEEPLSLCALALSCGAVPEVFASDIDSSELEFFRNGIYKKYSFNNDGSKYKHLLEETDCGTFCDDEFRISQKCKTFFHIIRYNLKDQNPPDFFGKVDIIFIRNAFIYFDIPLRKHILENACKKLVPGGLLFLSVGEICCIEDSIIPRGMEKKNWGNVFYLQKTEGTAGEQTSVCETNCIKNTDSLKNSNAVNVASVKSQKQKKIPAQQNLNHSKECDDPKAAYEKINSFLAKQNYFEAELTARNLSLPMSKKFYQDYFIAMVLKSAKRYDEAKEYFESAQSFCPSFWPAFFYNGIMLKEQGLDKDASRSFEKCLAKLQKYLDANKTEFDFLSESFSPSYFINICKKLTLSESAYENR; this is encoded by the coding sequence ATGACGCAGGAAATAGTTTCTAATGTCATCATTCCCAGAATCAATGATTACTGCGGAATAAAAATCGGCACAGTACACGAAAGAAATATTGTAAGATATATAGAAAATAAAATTTCTGAAAACAAAACGACTCTTGAAAATTATACGCAAAAACTTGTTGTCGGAACAAAAGAATTTGACGAGCTTATAAACTGTGCGACAGTAAATGAAACATATTTTTTCAGGGAACAGATTCAATTTGATTTTTTGCACGAACAGTTTTTTCCAAAGTTTAAGGGACGTTGCGTAAAAATCTGGAGCGGTGCCTGCGCTTCAGGAGAAGAACCGTTGTCGCTTTGTGCGCTTGCGTTAAGTTGCGGTGCTGTTCCCGAAGTTTTTGCTTCTGACATAGACAGCAGCGAACTTGAGTTTTTCAGAAACGGAATATACAAAAAGTATTCGTTTAATAATGACGGTTCAAAATACAAACATCTTCTTGAAGAAACAGATTGCGGCACTTTCTGCGACGACGAGTTCAGAATTTCGCAAAAATGTAAAACTTTCTTCCATATAATACGATATAATTTAAAGGACCAGAACCCGCCGGATTTTTTTGGTAAGGTAGATATTATTTTTATTAGAAATGCATTTATTTATTTTGACATTCCGCTCAGAAAACATATTCTTGAAAACGCGTGCAAAAAACTTGTTCCTGGCGGACTTCTTTTTCTTTCTGTAGGTGAAATCTGCTGTATAGAAGATTCGATTATTCCGCGCGGAATGGAAAAGAAAAACTGGGGAAATGTATTTTATCTTCAGAAAACAGAAGGCACAGCCGGCGAACAGACGTCGGTTTGTGAAACGAACTGCATTAAGAATACGGACAGTTTGAAAAACTCAAATGCAGTAAACGTTGCCTCTGTTAAAAGCCAAAAGCAGAAGAAAATTCCTGCGCAACAGAATTTAAATCATAGCAAAGAATGTGATGATCCGAAGGCTGCCTATGAAAAAATAAATTCATTTCTTGCAAAACAAAATTATTTTGAAGCAGAGCTTACTGCAAGAAATCTTTCACTTCCAATGTCAAAAAAGTTCTATCAGGATTATTTTATAGCGATGGTGTTAAAGTCGGCAAAACGTTATGATGAAGCAAAAGAGTATTTTGAATCTGCACAGTCTTTTTGCCCCTCTTTCTGGCCTGCATTTTTTTACAATGGAATAATGTTAAAGGAACAGGGACTTGATAAAGACGCGTCACGCAGTTTTGAAAAGTGTTTGGCAAAACTTCAGAAATATCTGGACGCAAATAAAACTGAATTTGATTTTCTTTCAGAATCGTTCAGCCCTTCCTATTTTATAAATATTTGCAAAAAACTTACACTTTCGGAGAGTGCTTATGAAAATAGATAG